A region from the Triticum urartu cultivar G1812 chromosome 1, Tu2.1, whole genome shotgun sequence genome encodes:
- the LOC125532255 gene encoding collagen alpha-1(I) chain-like isoform X1, translated as MGVASPSPPPPAAAAANQARPPDPPTPTPAQPTGGGGGGGGMAVAPPSSPPPAAAAAAGSPNPTSTEGQGKMVVASPSTAPPPTDADGSQQPTYPEMIKQALTELGGTSGRIAIAAFILGRFKEGLPAAHDKLLRVHLRRLVSQGVVRGYGSEARACYVFPASNTKSRGRPRKSSTRLLLTASPTLPLPLPAPPTNEYEENLDLSLDTSSGGLRSSRGRPLLPALPAPKNLSDLSLVPQSGGSQISSDDDDDDDYSTSSDDDDEDDYSSGDDKDDEYTPARAYALIVHGAKRGRPRKRKRGPGRTRKLLLCANSSVTKKGRGRPRKKQKLGSSQAAFQNGTPGGGFSTPKRGRGRPRKDAQGLSTGVKRGRGRPRKDAQGLSTGVKKGRGRPRKESQGMSTGVKSGRGRPRKEPEDGVPEADSSETESDAESDSSLTGSDTESGSPNVSRWLKEGFGNPITIATPPAAVRPASRGLNIGSLRPTIERPPPAARSPGTLVYSAASAGMKKPLGRPRKKGSSKAPAEAASTGIKKPRGRPRKERPPQAMSAQAGDAAAPAPETGNATPAPETGHVNPASETRDAAASAPEAEAGDASETRDAAASAPEAGDAAATAPGENGDAAAPAPDENGAGTPAKTGDGASTGIKRPRGRPRKERSPAPMSRETGDAAPDENGAATPAEAGDAASTGFKKPRGRPRKEKPPASISAETGDATPAGTGDAETGDATPAGTGDAETGDVTPTETGAATPAEGGNAASTGIKRPLGRPRKVKKFGRPRKEKPEEATMSDETGDDAGDARSAETGAATPGGDSASAGVKRGRGRPRKERPEAAISAESGDAETETERKKAKVARPTGDGGIKRGLGRPRKVKRGRPQKEKPASDDAMSTGIKGPLESPRSYYALSAGTGKAVSTGTLESPRTAEKPSAGDIVSMVMRRRRAMPRSEQPSEAGRVKSSGGIFGYVRESSGKQEKEGLASPGEGEKTPQTKEGVVAALGGGEETGLTADAPVSAEKAIAGDAAVVEGTGGATEACSDKLGSCAISEKSASGPRHVEAVGGATESSSNKLGRAGAVEAENAAEAGKVEKVESDKKPRVEGEGGEDKLGSAERCVVS; from the exons ATGGGGGTCGcctctccctcgccgccgccgcccgccgccgccgccgctaacCAAGCTCGCCCGCCGGATCCACCAACCCCCACCCCAGCCCAACcaacaggaggaggaggaggagggggaggcatGGCGGTCGCCCCTCCTTcgtcgccgcctcccgccgccgccgccgccgccggcagccCGAACCCTACCTCCACCGAG GGCCAAGGAAAGATGGTGGTCGCCTCTCCTTCCACGGCGCCGCCGCCCACCGACGCCGACGGCAGCCAGCAGCCGACCTACCCCGAG ATGATTAAGCAGGCGCTGACGGAGCTGGGAGGCACCTCCGGCCGCATCGCCATCGCCGCCTTCATCCTCGGCCGCTTCAAGGAGGGCCTCCCCGCCGCCCACGACAAGCTCCTCAGGGTCCACCTCCGCCGCCTCGTCTCCCAAGGCGTCGTCCGCGGCTACGGATCAGAAGCCAGAGCTTGCTACGTCTTCCCGGCCTCCAACACCAAAAGCCGTGGCCGGCCCCGCAAGTCGTCGACCCGCCTCCTCCTCACCGCGTCGCCGACCCTGCCCCTCCCCCTCCCCGCGCCGCCCACCAACGAGTACGAGGAAAATTTGGATCTCAGTTTGGATACATCTTCTGGAGGATTACGGAGCAGTCGTGGCCGGCCCCTCTTGCCGGCACTCCCTGCGCCCAAGAATTTGTCGGATCTCAGTTTGGTTCCTCAATCTGGAGGGTCACAGATTagcagtgatgatgatgatgatgatgattactCCACTTccagtgatgatgatgatgaagatgactacaGCAGTGGTGATGACAAGGATGATGAATACACTCCTGCGCGTGCATATGCTTTGATCGTCCATGGAGCAAAGCGCGGACGCCCACGCAAGCGCAAGAGGGGGCCAGGCCGTACTCGTAAGCTTCTGCTGTGCGCAAATTCCTCAGTCACCAAGAAAGGCCgtgggaggccaaggaagaagcaGAAACTTGGCTCGTCACAAGCTGCTTTTCAGAATGGAACCCCAGGAGGTGGTTTCTCGACGCCCAAGAGAGGGCGTGGGAGGCCGCGAAAGGATGCACAAGGGCTGTCAACCGGTGTCAAGAGAGGCCGTGGGAGACCGAGAAAGGATGCACAAGGGCTGTCAACCGGTGTCAAGAAAGGCCGTGGCAGACCGAGAAAGGAGTCACAAGGAATGTCAACGGGTGTCAAGAGTGGCCGTGGGAGGCCGAGAAAGGAGCCAGAAGATGGTGTCCCAGAAGCAGACTCTTCTGAAACTGAATCAGATGCAGAGTCAGACTCTTCTCTAACTGGGTCAGACACTGAGTCAGGCTCTCCAAATGTGTCGAGGTGGTTGAAGGAAGGGTTTGGGAATCCAATAACAATAGCGACGCCGCCAGCAGCAGTTAGGCCTGCGTCCAGGGGGCTCAATATAGGGTCTCTGAGGCCAACAATAGAGAGGCCACCACCAGCAGCAAGGTCTCCTGGAACTCTTGTTTACTCTGCTGCGTCCGCGGGAATGAAGAAACCGCTTGGGAGGCCAAGAAAGAAGGGATCATCAAAAGCGCCTGCTGAGGCTGCGTCCACGGGGATCAAGAAACCGCGTGGGAGACCGAGAAAGGAGAGACCACCACAAGCAATGTCTGCTCAAGCTGGAGATGCAGCAGCGCCTGCTCCTGAAACTGGAAATGCAACTCCTGCTCCTGAAACTGGACATGTGAACCCTGCTTCTGAAACTAGAGATGCAGCAGCATCtgctcctgaagctgaagctggagATGCTTCTGAAACTAGAGATGCAGCAGCATCTGCTCCTGAAGCTGGAGATGCAGCAGCGACTGCTCCTGGTGAAAATGGAGATGCAGCAGCGCCTGCTCCTGATGAAAATGGAGCAGGAACGCCTGCCAAAACTGGAGATGGTGCGTCGACGGGGATCAAGAGACCGCGTGGGAGGCCGAGAAAGGAGAGATCGCCAGCACCAATGTCTAGAGAAACTGGAGATGCAGCGCCTGATGAAAATGGAGCAGCAACGCCTGCTGAAGCTGGAGATGCTGCTTCAACTGGATTCAAGAAACCGCGTGGGAGGCCAAGAAAGGAGAAACCACCTGCATCAATCTCTGCTGAAACTGGAGATGCAACCCCTGCTGGGACTGGTGATGCTGAAACTGGAGATGCAACCCCTGCTGGGACTGGTGATGCTGAAACTGGAGATGTAACCCCTACTGAAACTGGAGCAGCAACGCCTGCTGAAGGTGGAAATGCTGCATCGACAGGGATCAAGAGACCGCTTGGAAGGCCTAGAAAGGTGAAGAAGTTTGGGAGGCCAAGAAAGGAGAAGCCAGAAGAGGCAACAATGTCTGATGAAACTGGAGATGATGCTGGAGATGCAAGGTCTGCTGAAACTGGAGCAGCAACGCCCGGTGGAGACTCTGCGTCGGCGGGGGTCAAGAGAGGGCGTGGGCGGCCAAGAAAGGAGAGGCCAGAGGCAGCGATTTCTGCTGAAAGTGGAGATGCCGAAACAGAAACAGAAAGGAAGAAGGCAAAAGTAGCAAGGCCGACTGGAGATGGTGGGATCAAGAGAGGGCTCGGGAGGCCGAGGAAGGTGAAGCGTGGGAGGCCCCAAAAGGAGAAGCCAGCATCAGACGATGCCATGTCAACGGGAATCAAGGGACCGCTCGAGTCTCCAAGATCATACTATGCATTATCTGCCGGAACTGGAAAAGCCGTGTCAACGGGAACGCTGGAGAGCCCAAGGACGGCGGAGAAGCCGTCGGCAGGCGACATCGTGTCGATGGTGATGAGGAGAAGGCGTGCGATGCCCAGGAGCGAGCAGCCCTCTGAAGCTGGGCGCGTGAAATCCTCTGGCGGGATTTTTGGATACGTGCGAGAATCCAGTGGTAAACAAGAGAAAGAGGGCCTGGCATCACCTGGGGAGGGGGAGAAAACACCACAGACCAAGGAAGGTGTGGTGGCTGCTTTGGGGGGCGGTGAGGAAACTGGGCTTACTGCAGATGCGCCGGTTTCTGCAGAGAAGGCAATAGCGGGTGATGCCGCTGTGGTTGAGGGAACTGGAGGTGCGACTGAAGCTTGTTCTGATAAGCTGGGTTCTTGTGCAATTTCAGAGAAGTCGGCGAGTGGTCCTCGGCATGTGGAGGCTGTAGGAGGTGCGACAGAATCTTCATCTAATAAGCTGGGGCGTGCAGGTGCAGTGGAAGCAGAGAATGCAGCGGAAGCAGGGAAAGTGGAGAAGGTTGAATCTGATAAGAAGCCTCGtgtggagggggaggggggagaaGACAAGCTGGGATCTGCAGAAAGATGTGTGGTTAGTTGA
- the LOC125532255 gene encoding mucin-19-like isoform X2, which yields MGVASPSPPPPAAAAANQARPPDPPTPTPAQPTGGGGGGGGMAVAPPSSPPPAAAAAAGSPNPTSTEGQGKMVVASPSTAPPPTDADGSQQPTYPEMIKQALTELGGTSGRIAIAAFILGRFKEGLPAAHDKLLRVHLRRLVSQGVVRGYGSEARACYVFPASNTKSRGRPRKSSTRLLLTASPTLPLPLPAPPTNEYEENLDLSLDTSSGGLRSSRGRPLLPALPAPKNLSDLSLVPQSGGSQISSDDDDDDDYSTSSDDDDEDDYSSGDDKDDEYTPARAYALIVHGAKRGRPRKRKRGPGRTRKLLLCANSSVTKKGRGRPRKKQKLGSSQAAFQNGTPGGGFSTPKRGRGRPRKDAQGLSTGVKRGRGRPRKDAQGLSTGVKKGRGRPRKESQGMSTGVKSGRGRPRKEPEDGVPEADSSETESDAESDSSLTGSDTESGSPNVSRWLKEGFGNPITIATPPAAVRPASRGLNIGSLRPTIERPPPAARSPGTLVYSAASAGMKKPLGRPRKKGSSKAPAEAASTGIKKPRGRPRKERPPQAMSAQAGDAAAPAPETGNATPAPETGHVNPASETRDAAASAPEAEAGDASETRDAAASAPEAGDAAATAPGENGDAAAPAPDENGAGTPAKTGDGASTGIKRPRGRPRKERSPAPMSRETGDAAPDENGAATPAEAGDAASTGFKKPRGRPRKEKPPASISAETGDATPAGTGDAETGDVTPTETGAATPAEGGNAASTGIKRPLGRPRKVKKFGRPRKEKPEEATMSDETGDDAGDARSAETGAATPGGDSASAGVKRGRGRPRKERPEAAISAESGDAETETERKKAKVARPTGDGGIKRGLGRPRKVKRGRPQKEKPASDDAMSTGIKGPLESPRSYYALSAGTGKAVSTGTLESPRTAEKPSAGDIVSMVMRRRRAMPRSEQPSEAGRVKSSGGIFGYVRESSGKQEKEGLASPGEGEKTPQTKEGVVAALGGGEETGLTADAPVSAEKAIAGDAAVVEGTGGATEACSDKLGSCAISEKSASGPRHVEAVGGATESSSNKLGRAGAVEAENAAEAGKVEKVESDKKPRVEGEGGEDKLGSAERCVVS from the exons ATGGGGGTCGcctctccctcgccgccgccgcccgccgccgccgccgctaacCAAGCTCGCCCGCCGGATCCACCAACCCCCACCCCAGCCCAACcaacaggaggaggaggaggagggggaggcatGGCGGTCGCCCCTCCTTcgtcgccgcctcccgccgccgccgccgccgccggcagccCGAACCCTACCTCCACCGAG GGCCAAGGAAAGATGGTGGTCGCCTCTCCTTCCACGGCGCCGCCGCCCACCGACGCCGACGGCAGCCAGCAGCCGACCTACCCCGAG ATGATTAAGCAGGCGCTGACGGAGCTGGGAGGCACCTCCGGCCGCATCGCCATCGCCGCCTTCATCCTCGGCCGCTTCAAGGAGGGCCTCCCCGCCGCCCACGACAAGCTCCTCAGGGTCCACCTCCGCCGCCTCGTCTCCCAAGGCGTCGTCCGCGGCTACGGATCAGAAGCCAGAGCTTGCTACGTCTTCCCGGCCTCCAACACCAAAAGCCGTGGCCGGCCCCGCAAGTCGTCGACCCGCCTCCTCCTCACCGCGTCGCCGACCCTGCCCCTCCCCCTCCCCGCGCCGCCCACCAACGAGTACGAGGAAAATTTGGATCTCAGTTTGGATACATCTTCTGGAGGATTACGGAGCAGTCGTGGCCGGCCCCTCTTGCCGGCACTCCCTGCGCCCAAGAATTTGTCGGATCTCAGTTTGGTTCCTCAATCTGGAGGGTCACAGATTagcagtgatgatgatgatgatgatgattactCCACTTccagtgatgatgatgatgaagatgactacaGCAGTGGTGATGACAAGGATGATGAATACACTCCTGCGCGTGCATATGCTTTGATCGTCCATGGAGCAAAGCGCGGACGCCCACGCAAGCGCAAGAGGGGGCCAGGCCGTACTCGTAAGCTTCTGCTGTGCGCAAATTCCTCAGTCACCAAGAAAGGCCgtgggaggccaaggaagaagcaGAAACTTGGCTCGTCACAAGCTGCTTTTCAGAATGGAACCCCAGGAGGTGGTTTCTCGACGCCCAAGAGAGGGCGTGGGAGGCCGCGAAAGGATGCACAAGGGCTGTCAACCGGTGTCAAGAGAGGCCGTGGGAGACCGAGAAAGGATGCACAAGGGCTGTCAACCGGTGTCAAGAAAGGCCGTGGCAGACCGAGAAAGGAGTCACAAGGAATGTCAACGGGTGTCAAGAGTGGCCGTGGGAGGCCGAGAAAGGAGCCAGAAGATGGTGTCCCAGAAGCAGACTCTTCTGAAACTGAATCAGATGCAGAGTCAGACTCTTCTCTAACTGGGTCAGACACTGAGTCAGGCTCTCCAAATGTGTCGAGGTGGTTGAAGGAAGGGTTTGGGAATCCAATAACAATAGCGACGCCGCCAGCAGCAGTTAGGCCTGCGTCCAGGGGGCTCAATATAGGGTCTCTGAGGCCAACAATAGAGAGGCCACCACCAGCAGCAAGGTCTCCTGGAACTCTTGTTTACTCTGCTGCGTCCGCGGGAATGAAGAAACCGCTTGGGAGGCCAAGAAAGAAGGGATCATCAAAAGCGCCTGCTGAGGCTGCGTCCACGGGGATCAAGAAACCGCGTGGGAGACCGAGAAAGGAGAGACCACCACAAGCAATGTCTGCTCAAGCTGGAGATGCAGCAGCGCCTGCTCCTGAAACTGGAAATGCAACTCCTGCTCCTGAAACTGGACATGTGAACCCTGCTTCTGAAACTAGAGATGCAGCAGCATCtgctcctgaagctgaagctggagATGCTTCTGAAACTAGAGATGCAGCAGCATCTGCTCCTGAAGCTGGAGATGCAGCAGCGACTGCTCCTGGTGAAAATGGAGATGCAGCAGCGCCTGCTCCTGATGAAAATGGAGCAGGAACGCCTGCCAAAACTGGAGATGGTGCGTCGACGGGGATCAAGAGACCGCGTGGGAGGCCGAGAAAGGAGAGATCGCCAGCACCAATGTCTAGAGAAACTGGAGATGCAGCGCCTGATGAAAATGGAGCAGCAACGCCTGCTGAAGCTGGAGATGCTGCTTCAACTGGATTCAAGAAACCGCGTGGGAGGCCAAGAAAGGAGAAACCACCTGCATCAATCTCTGCTGAAACTGGAGATGCAACCCCTGCTGGGACTG GTGATGCTGAAACTGGAGATGTAACCCCTACTGAAACTGGAGCAGCAACGCCTGCTGAAGGTGGAAATGCTGCATCGACAGGGATCAAGAGACCGCTTGGAAGGCCTAGAAAGGTGAAGAAGTTTGGGAGGCCAAGAAAGGAGAAGCCAGAAGAGGCAACAATGTCTGATGAAACTGGAGATGATGCTGGAGATGCAAGGTCTGCTGAAACTGGAGCAGCAACGCCCGGTGGAGACTCTGCGTCGGCGGGGGTCAAGAGAGGGCGTGGGCGGCCAAGAAAGGAGAGGCCAGAGGCAGCGATTTCTGCTGAAAGTGGAGATGCCGAAACAGAAACAGAAAGGAAGAAGGCAAAAGTAGCAAGGCCGACTGGAGATGGTGGGATCAAGAGAGGGCTCGGGAGGCCGAGGAAGGTGAAGCGTGGGAGGCCCCAAAAGGAGAAGCCAGCATCAGACGATGCCATGTCAACGGGAATCAAGGGACCGCTCGAGTCTCCAAGATCATACTATGCATTATCTGCCGGAACTGGAAAAGCCGTGTCAACGGGAACGCTGGAGAGCCCAAGGACGGCGGAGAAGCCGTCGGCAGGCGACATCGTGTCGATGGTGATGAGGAGAAGGCGTGCGATGCCCAGGAGCGAGCAGCCCTCTGAAGCTGGGCGCGTGAAATCCTCTGGCGGGATTTTTGGATACGTGCGAGAATCCAGTGGTAAACAAGAGAAAGAGGGCCTGGCATCACCTGGGGAGGGGGAGAAAACACCACAGACCAAGGAAGGTGTGGTGGCTGCTTTGGGGGGCGGTGAGGAAACTGGGCTTACTGCAGATGCGCCGGTTTCTGCAGAGAAGGCAATAGCGGGTGATGCCGCTGTGGTTGAGGGAACTGGAGGTGCGACTGAAGCTTGTTCTGATAAGCTGGGTTCTTGTGCAATTTCAGAGAAGTCGGCGAGTGGTCCTCGGCATGTGGAGGCTGTAGGAGGTGCGACAGAATCTTCATCTAATAAGCTGGGGCGTGCAGGTGCAGTGGAAGCAGAGAATGCAGCGGAAGCAGGGAAAGTGGAGAAGGTTGAATCTGATAAGAAGCCTCGtgtggagggggaggggggagaaGACAAGCTGGGATCTGCAGAAAGATGTGTGGTTAGTTGA